In Vibrio bathopelagicus, the following are encoded in one genomic region:
- the uvrA gene encoding excinuclease ABC subunit UvrA → MDKIEIRGARTHNLKDINLTIPRDKLTVITGLSGSGKSSLAFDTLYAEGQRRYVESLSAYARQFLSLMEKPDVDHIEGLSPAISIEQKSTSHNPRSTVGTITEVYDYLRLLYARVGEPRCPDHNTPLAAQTISQMVDKVLELPAGSKMMLLAPIVKERKGEHVKTLENLAAQGFIRARIDGETCDLSDPPTLELHKKHTIEVVVDRFKVRPDLQQRLAESFETTLELSGGIAVVGWMDDKEQEEIVFSANFACPKCGYSMQELEPRLFSFNNPAGACGTCDGLGVQQYFDPSRVISDENLSIAEGAIKGWDQKNYYYFQMLTSLSDHYGFDLYTPFNSLPKKTQEIILKGSGRTEVEFKYINDRGDIRVKRHPFEGILNTLERRYRDTESSAVREDLAKYISTKSCSSCDGTRLRLEARNVFIGDTTLPEIVQLSIADALEFFQNLSLSGQRGQIADKVMKEINDRLHFLVNVGLNYLNLSRSAETLSGGEAQRIRLASQIGAGLVGVMYVLDEPSIGLHQRDNERLLQTLVHLRDLGNTVLVVEHDEDAIRCADHVIDIGPGAGVHGGHVVAEGTMQDIIENPNSLTGQYLSGAKEIAIPKQRTPIDKKKVVEIVGATGNNLKNVTATIPVGLFSCITGVSGSGKSTLINDTFFKVAHTQLNGATTAVPAQHKKIKGLEHFDKVIDIDQSPIGRTPRSNPATYTGIFTPIRELFAGTQESRSRGYKPGRFSFNVRGGRCEACQGDGVIKVEMHFLPDVYVPCDVCKGKRYNRETLEVRYKGKTIDEVLEMTVEDAREYFNPVPVIARKLQTLMDVGLSYIRLGQAATTLSGGEAQRVKLARELSKRDTGKTLYILDEPTTGLHFHDIQQLLTVLHRLRDHGNTVVVIEHNLDVVKTADWILDLGPEGGQGGGEIVAEGTPEDVALVEGSHTARFLKPMLNLN, encoded by the coding sequence ATGGATAAAATAGAAATTAGAGGCGCTCGTACGCATAACCTCAAAGACATTAACCTAACCATACCTCGTGATAAGCTGACGGTTATCACTGGATTATCAGGTTCAGGAAAGTCGTCACTTGCGTTTGATACTCTCTACGCAGAAGGTCAACGTCGTTATGTTGAGTCTTTGTCGGCTTACGCTCGTCAATTTCTATCTCTTATGGAAAAACCCGATGTCGACCACATCGAAGGTTTATCTCCTGCCATCTCTATAGAACAAAAATCGACCTCTCATAACCCCCGTTCAACTGTTGGTACTATCACTGAAGTCTATGATTATCTAAGGCTACTTTATGCTCGTGTCGGCGAACCACGATGTCCTGATCACAATACCCCTCTTGCAGCACAAACCATCAGCCAAATGGTCGATAAAGTCTTAGAGCTACCTGCAGGTTCAAAGATGATGCTGCTGGCTCCAATAGTCAAAGAACGTAAAGGTGAGCATGTTAAAACGCTTGAGAACCTAGCCGCTCAAGGCTTTATCCGTGCTCGTATTGATGGCGAAACCTGTGATTTATCCGATCCACCCACATTGGAACTGCACAAGAAGCACACCATCGAAGTTGTCGTTGATCGCTTTAAGGTTCGACCGGATCTTCAACAGCGTTTAGCTGAATCATTTGAGACAACATTAGAGCTCTCTGGTGGCATCGCTGTAGTTGGTTGGATGGATGATAAAGAACAAGAAGAGATCGTATTCTCTGCAAACTTCGCTTGTCCTAAATGTGGCTATAGTATGCAGGAGCTTGAGCCTCGTCTGTTCTCATTTAATAACCCGGCAGGTGCTTGTGGTACGTGTGATGGCCTTGGGGTTCAACAATATTTTGACCCAAGCCGAGTGATTTCAGATGAGAACCTAAGTATTGCTGAAGGTGCGATTAAAGGCTGGGATCAGAAGAATTATTACTATTTTCAGATGCTAACATCGCTATCAGACCATTATGGTTTTGACCTTTATACGCCATTTAATTCTCTGCCAAAGAAAACTCAAGAGATCATCCTCAAGGGTTCAGGACGCACTGAAGTAGAATTCAAGTACATCAATGATCGTGGTGATATCCGCGTCAAGCGTCACCCATTTGAAGGCATTTTAAATACGTTAGAACGCCGTTACCGCGATACTGAATCTAGTGCGGTGCGTGAAGATCTTGCCAAGTACATCTCAACGAAATCGTGTTCTAGCTGTGATGGCACGCGTTTAAGATTAGAAGCTCGAAATGTCTTCATTGGCGATACCACACTGCCAGAAATAGTTCAGCTCAGTATTGCTGATGCATTAGAGTTTTTCCAAAACTTGTCGCTCAGCGGCCAGCGTGGACAAATTGCAGATAAAGTGATGAAAGAGATCAATGATCGTCTGCATTTCTTGGTGAACGTTGGTTTGAATTACCTGAACCTATCACGCAGTGCAGAAACGCTGTCTGGTGGTGAAGCGCAAAGGATTCGTCTAGCAAGTCAAATTGGTGCTGGTTTAGTTGGTGTTATGTATGTACTGGATGAACCATCAATTGGCCTCCACCAGCGTGATAATGAACGTCTACTACAAACCTTGGTTCACCTAAGAGACTTAGGAAATACCGTGCTTGTTGTTGAGCATGACGAAGATGCGATTCGTTGCGCTGACCATGTTATCGATATCGGCCCAGGCGCGGGGGTTCATGGTGGACACGTGGTTGCAGAAGGTACCATGCAAGACATCATCGAAAACCCGAACTCTTTGACAGGGCAATACCTGAGTGGCGCCAAAGAAATTGCGATACCAAAGCAAAGAACGCCTATCGACAAGAAAAAGGTCGTCGAGATCGTTGGCGCGACTGGGAACAACCTAAAAAATGTCACCGCGACGATCCCTGTAGGCTTGTTCAGCTGTATTACGGGTGTATCGGGGTCAGGTAAGTCGACACTAATTAATGACACCTTCTTTAAAGTCGCCCACACCCAATTAAACGGTGCAACAACTGCAGTTCCGGCGCAGCACAAAAAGATAAAAGGCTTAGAGCATTTCGACAAAGTGATCGATATTGACCAAAGCCCTATCGGTCGCACACCAAGATCAAACCCTGCAACTTACACTGGTATTTTCACTCCAATTCGAGAGTTATTTGCAGGTACACAAGAATCACGATCTCGTGGCTACAAACCAGGTCGATTCAGTTTTAACGTTCGTGGTGGTCGCTGTGAAGCGTGTCAGGGAGACGGTGTCATCAAAGTAGAGATGCATTTCTTGCCAGATGTGTATGTACCGTGTGATGTATGTAAAGGTAAGCGTTATAACCGTGAAACTCTAGAGGTCCGCTACAAGGGTAAAACCATTGACGAAGTTCTAGAGATGACTGTGGAAGATGCTCGTGAATACTTCAACCCAGTGCCTGTTATCGCTCGAAAACTACAAACCCTAATGGACGTGGGCCTTTCCTACATTCGCCTCGGGCAAGCTGCAACAACCTTGTCTGGCGGTGAAGCGCAGCGTGTTAAATTAGCGCGTGAACTGTCTAAAAGAGACACGGGGAAAACCTTATACATTCTCGATGAGCCAACAACAGGCCTCCATTTCCACGATATACAGCAGCTATTAACGGTACTACATAGATTGCGTGATCACGGCAATACGGTAGTGGTGATTGAACACAACCTAGATGTCGTCAAAACGGCAGACTGGATCCTAGATCTTGGTCCTGAAGGTGGCCAAGGAGGCGGTGAAATTGTTGCAGAAGGTACACCTGAAGATGTGGCGTTAGTCGAAGGTTCGCACACTGCTCGCTTCCTTAAGCCTATGTTAAATTTGAACTAG
- a CDS encoding LuxR C-terminal-related transcriptional regulator, with amino-acid sequence MRKSRYARTLHFICVDPSNTYLHVKEIEKFLSLTLFKMTPDDLMLFDRKQSNRILLVDYKEVPQLTNLHPNLPVMWKNHEIILFNVPNALPTSELITFGVLKGLFYNTEEKAKIAKGLEEVINGDNWLPRKVASQLLFYYRNIVSTNTTPTNVDLTIRELQVIRCLQSGSSNTQIADDLFISEFTVKSHLYQIFRKLAVKNRVQAIAWANQNLLA; translated from the coding sequence ATGAGAAAATCTCGCTATGCTCGCACTTTGCATTTTATTTGCGTCGATCCGAGTAACACCTATTTGCATGTTAAAGAGATAGAAAAGTTTTTATCTCTAACCCTTTTCAAGATGACACCAGATGATCTGATGTTATTTGACCGAAAGCAGAGCAACAGAATTTTACTGGTTGATTACAAAGAGGTACCTCAATTAACGAACCTTCATCCAAATCTACCCGTGATGTGGAAAAATCATGAGATCATTCTATTCAACGTCCCTAATGCACTCCCTACATCGGAGTTGATTACGTTTGGCGTATTAAAAGGTCTGTTTTACAACACTGAAGAGAAGGCCAAAATAGCGAAGGGACTTGAAGAGGTGATCAATGGAGACAATTGGCTACCTAGAAAAGTGGCAAGCCAATTGTTGTTCTACTATCGAAACATCGTGAGCACCAATACAACCCCCACCAATGTCGACCTAACCATTAGAGAGCTGCAAGTCATTCGCTGCCTTCAATCAGGTTCATCAAACACCCAGATAGCCGATGACTTGTTTATTAGTGAATTCACCGTCAAATCTCATCTTTATCAAATATTCCGTAAGTTGGCCGTTAAAAATAGAGTCCAAGCCATTGCATGGGCAAACCAGAATCTGCTTGCATAA
- a CDS encoding pyridoxal-phosphate-dependent aminotransferase family protein, producing MSNLTLTTAIDSFYPPHRTLMGPGPSDISPQVLQALSRPTIGHLDPLFIAMMDELKQLLKYAFQTENEFTIAVSAPGSAGMETCFVNLIEPGEKVIVCRNGVFGERMRENVVRCGGEAILVDDEWGKPVSVEKVEQALAENPDAVAVAFVHAETSTGALSDAQAISAIARQFDALTIVDAVTSLGGVPLLVDEWQLDAVYSGSQKCLSCVPGLSPVTFSQRAVDKMKARQAPVQSWFLDQSLVLGYWSGEGKRSYHHTAPVNSLYALHESLVLLKNEGLDNAWSRHYAMHQELKAGVEALGLKFVVDQESRLPQLNALYFPEGIDEAKIRTQLLEEYNLEIGAGLGSLAGKAWRIGLMGYGARKENVALCLKALQDVLK from the coding sequence ATGTCTAATTTAACACTCACTACTGCTATCGATAGCTTTTATCCGCCGCACCGAACGTTAATGGGACCAGGTCCTTCTGATATCTCGCCTCAAGTGCTACAGGCTTTAAGCCGTCCAACCATCGGTCACCTAGATCCACTGTTTATTGCGATGATGGATGAGCTTAAACAGCTTCTTAAATACGCTTTTCAGACTGAAAACGAATTTACGATTGCCGTTTCTGCACCGGGCAGCGCGGGTATGGAAACCTGTTTTGTTAACTTGATTGAGCCTGGTGAAAAGGTGATCGTTTGTCGTAACGGTGTCTTCGGTGAGCGTATGCGAGAGAATGTTGTGCGTTGTGGTGGCGAAGCCATCCTTGTTGACGACGAGTGGGGCAAACCCGTTTCCGTTGAAAAGGTAGAACAAGCATTGGCAGAAAATCCCGATGCTGTTGCTGTTGCATTTGTGCATGCAGAAACGTCTACTGGAGCGTTATCGGATGCTCAAGCTATCTCAGCTATCGCTCGTCAGTTTGATGCGTTAACGATTGTTGATGCAGTGACGTCACTAGGTGGTGTGCCATTACTGGTTGATGAGTGGCAGCTTGATGCAGTTTATTCTGGAAGCCAAAAGTGTCTGTCTTGTGTACCAGGACTATCTCCGGTGACTTTTTCTCAGCGTGCTGTTGATAAAATGAAAGCCCGCCAAGCGCCAGTGCAAAGCTGGTTCCTAGATCAAAGTTTAGTATTAGGTTATTGGAGTGGAGAAGGTAAGCGTAGCTACCACCACACGGCACCCGTGAACAGCTTATATGCTCTGCATGAGTCGTTGGTTCTATTGAAAAATGAAGGTTTAGACAACGCTTGGTCACGTCACTATGCGATGCACCAAGAACTTAAAGCTGGCGTAGAAGCTTTGGGATTAAAGTTTGTGGTTGATCAAGAGAGTCGCTTACCTCAATTGAATGCACTTTACTTCCCTGAAGGGATTGACGAAGCCAAAATAAGAACGCAGTTGTTAGAAGAGTATAACCTTGAAATCGGTGCAGGCCTTGGCTCTTTAGCTGGGAAGGCTTGGCGTATTGGTTTAATGGGTTATGGCGCTCGAAAAGAGAATGTCGCTTTGTGCTTAAAAGCGTTACAAGACGTTTTAAAATAA
- a CDS encoding PglL family O-oligosaccharyltransferase, producing MATIHTSGTQLENQRTQLPLNKAFLASLAVVFLLAMHFFMPNPGGSGLALSFNPTTWLALSFTLAIGFYQLATNRVLKYSKLTVGLMISCVILTLPILYSNASPQAASSRLLGLWTGFALFVVLQQFKFSNKHKQRMLWFIVLAVVIQALFGYVQYFLLEPGNLFGYNTAANRPYGIFQQPNVMASFLATGFVLSAYLLARQPAKYNHKISESFLLYLTPTLTVPLLIIIASRTGWLAAVIGFVCILPYLYKFSTKKRFYGWCASVLVGIVVAFSVISLSTTDSLASKRANLESPRAYTFPQALDMMIEKPFTGYGYGKFESEYTLYTARQHQLNSNYHPGLPSMDHPHNEFLFWGVEGGIVPIIGILLAAVLVMSRIASSAKGTRLALLALFIPILLHSQLEYPFYHSAIHWITFIILIYWVDQRASRHYQQPFSIVSKTLFRVSSLVVPILVSFYMLSALHTNYVLTKFEMSKPKNPDILKQVTNPVVWKDRYDWDVYSTYLNIGLYKADPSLIQPYIDWSLEIIKSKPRPAFYSNLILAYQGLGDHSKAEQIRSEASFLFPNRDFSKVQYKKISEAENNISSAK from the coding sequence ATGGCAACAATACACACTAGCGGTACCCAGCTAGAAAATCAGAGAACTCAGCTCCCGCTTAACAAGGCATTTCTTGCCTCTTTAGCTGTTGTATTCTTATTAGCCATGCATTTTTTCATGCCTAATCCTGGCGGCTCAGGCCTTGCTTTATCCTTTAATCCAACCACTTGGTTAGCTCTTAGCTTTACGTTGGCGATTGGCTTCTACCAACTTGCCACTAACCGAGTACTCAAATATTCCAAGCTAACCGTTGGCTTGATGATAAGTTGCGTGATACTGACGCTGCCCATTCTTTACAGCAACGCCTCTCCTCAAGCCGCATCAAGTCGACTACTTGGATTGTGGACAGGCTTCGCTTTATTCGTGGTGCTTCAACAATTTAAATTCAGTAACAAACACAAACAACGCATGTTGTGGTTCATTGTTCTTGCTGTAGTTATACAAGCACTTTTTGGCTATGTGCAATATTTCTTACTGGAACCTGGCAACCTATTTGGTTACAACACTGCGGCCAATAGACCTTATGGGATATTCCAACAACCGAATGTTATGGCCAGCTTTTTAGCTACAGGTTTTGTGCTTTCAGCTTATCTTCTAGCAAGACAGCCAGCTAAATATAATCACAAAATTAGCGAGTCGTTCTTACTATACCTAACACCAACCTTAACCGTACCTTTGCTGATCATCATCGCATCACGTACCGGATGGTTGGCTGCCGTAATCGGGTTTGTCTGCATTCTGCCTTACCTATACAAGTTCTCTACTAAGAAACGCTTCTACGGGTGGTGTGCATCAGTACTGGTCGGTATCGTCGTCGCTTTTTCGGTAATCAGTCTCAGTACAACTGATAGCCTCGCAAGTAAAAGGGCTAACTTAGAAAGCCCACGAGCTTATACCTTTCCACAAGCGCTCGATATGATGATCGAAAAGCCTTTTACAGGTTATGGCTATGGAAAGTTTGAATCCGAATACACGCTATACACAGCTCGCCAGCATCAACTTAACTCAAATTATCATCCCGGCCTTCCTTCAATGGATCACCCGCACAATGAGTTCCTGTTTTGGGGAGTAGAAGGGGGAATTGTACCAATCATCGGTATCTTGCTTGCTGCAGTGTTGGTGATGTCACGCATAGCAAGCTCAGCGAAAGGAACACGTCTAGCACTACTTGCGCTATTCATACCGATACTCTTACATTCTCAGCTTGAGTATCCTTTTTACCACTCGGCGATTCACTGGATAACCTTTATCATTTTGATTTACTGGGTCGATCAACGGGCTTCTCGCCACTATCAGCAGCCGTTTAGTATCGTCAGTAAAACCCTATTCAGAGTATCGAGCTTAGTCGTTCCTATCTTGGTGAGCTTTTACATGCTGAGTGCCTTACACACCAATTATGTACTCACTAAATTTGAAATGTCTAAACCGAAAAACCCGGACATTCTTAAGCAGGTAACGAACCCCGTAGTATGGAAAGATCGCTATGATTGGGACGTGTACAGTACCTATCTAAATATCGGCCTCTACAAAGCTGATCCTAGCCTGATCCAGCCTTATATAGATTGGTCGTTAGAGATCATAAAGAGTAAGCCAAGGCCTGCTTTCTACAGCAACCTAATTCTCGCGTATCAAGGGTTGGGCGATCACAGCAAGGCAGAACAAATTCGTAGTGAAGCGAGCTTCTTGTTCCCAAATCGAGACTTTTCCAAGGTTCAGTATAAGAAGATATCAGAAGCAGAAAACAATATCTCTTCTGCTAAATGA
- the galU gene encoding UTP--glucose-1-phosphate uridylyltransferase GalU, which translates to MIKKCLFPAAGYGTRFLPATKSMPKEMMPVVNKPLIEYGVEEAIEAGMDGMCIVTGRGKHSLMDHFDKNYELEHQISGTNKEDLLINIRETIEAANFTYIRQREMKGLGHAILTGRELVGDEPFAVVLADDLCVNEQQGVLAQMVALYKQFRCSIVAVQEVPENETHKYGVISGEMIKDDLFRVDDMVEKPEPGTAPSNLAIIGRYILTPDIFELIEQTEPGKGGEIQITDALLKQAKAGCVLAYKFKGQRFDCGSVEGYIEATNYCFENLYKKDQQQIELGKHSTTKEA; encoded by the coding sequence ATGATCAAAAAGTGCCTTTTCCCGGCAGCTGGCTACGGTACTCGCTTTTTACCCGCAACCAAGTCAATGCCGAAAGAAATGATGCCCGTTGTAAACAAACCTCTAATTGAATACGGCGTTGAAGAAGCAATTGAAGCCGGCATGGATGGAATGTGCATTGTGACTGGCCGTGGTAAACATTCATTGATGGACCACTTTGATAAGAACTACGAGCTTGAGCACCAGATCAGCGGCACCAATAAAGAAGATTTGCTGATCAATATTCGTGAGACGATCGAAGCAGCAAACTTCACCTACATTCGTCAACGCGAAATGAAAGGTCTAGGTCATGCTATCTTGACTGGTCGTGAGCTTGTGGGTGATGAACCATTCGCCGTTGTGCTTGCTGATGACCTTTGTGTGAACGAACAACAAGGCGTACTGGCTCAAATGGTTGCGCTATACAAACAGTTCCGTTGCTCAATCGTTGCAGTACAAGAAGTGCCTGAAAATGAAACTCACAAATACGGTGTTATCTCTGGCGAGATGATCAAAGATGATCTTTTCCGTGTCGATGACATGGTAGAAAAGCCAGAACCAGGTACTGCTCCCAGCAACCTAGCGATCATTGGCCGCTACATTCTGACTCCAGATATCTTTGAGCTTATCGAGCAGACTGAACCAGGTAAAGGCGGTGAAATCCAGATCACTGATGCATTGCTAAAACAAGCAAAAGCAGGCTGTGTATTGGCTTACAAATTTAAAGGCCAACGTTTTGACTGCGGTAGTGTTGAAGGCTATATCGAAGCAACAAATTACTGCTTTGAAAACCTATACAAAAAAGACCAGCAACAAATCGAGCTAGGTAAGCACTCAACAACAAAAGAAGCTTAA